The DNA region AAGTCTAAAAGCATACGAACTGGCTTTTCGCAAATGCCAAGGTGAGGATACAATAACTGCTGTTCTCAATCCTCTATCTTTCATAATTTTCTTTGAATTTACTAAATTTTCATATGTACCCTTTGCAAGTTTTTCACGAATTATACTGCAATCAGGCACTCCTAATTCAATCAAGGTTTGTGCTATGACATCTGCCTCAACATAGTTATTAGCGACAGCCGCACCAGTGCAGATAATTACTTCAGCAATTCCTTCATGATATAGTTTTGCTGCTTTATTTATTCGCTCTCGCAGAATTGGTGAAACGCTTCCGTCTTTTTTTGCGGGATAACCAAGTACAATAATCACATCTTTTTTTTGCCCATTATTATAGGCTGCTTTCTTTAAACTGTTACAAAGAACAGCATACTCAATCATAAAACATATTAATATTGCACATAGAATATATAATATTATCATTTATCATATCTCCTCTTACATATGTCTATTACTATCATCCACCAATATATAACCTATTCTTCGCACTTAATTACTGTTGGTCGAGTAGGTAGGGAGCCTTTCGGCTCCTTTCCCCCCTAAGAACCGGATTTGAATTAATAAAAACATTGTTCCTAATTCTTGAAATAATGTTACAATCCTAAAAAACAAAAATGAACTTATTTCTTTTAAAAAACTAGATATATCTGTATTGTTACTTTTAAAAACAAATATTTTATTTCTTATAAATGCAAAAGCAACTGCAAGTATCCATGAAATTGTGGTTGCAATCATATAATTCATTTTTAACTTTGAAGCAAAAATCCAATAAGATACAATAGTAACTAGTGTAGATAAGGCTCCAAAAAATAAATAGGAAATTTTTTCAATATTATCTTCTGTAAAATATTTTATTTTTATTTTGGAGTATATACTTTCCATATACAATAACCTTCTTTTTTATATTTTATTATAATATTTAATTGCTTCCTTTAAGTGGTCATATCTAAAATCTGGCCAAAAGTCGTTAGTAACCCAAAGCTCTGCTTTTGCAGATTGCCACAACAAGAAATTACTTATTCTCATTTCACCACTTGTTCTAATAATTAAGTCTACATCAGGTAATCCTGAAGTAAAAATGTACTCGTTAAATAAATTTTCGTTTACTTTATCAATATTGAAAATTCCTATATCTATATCATGTATTATTTTTTTTGCAGCAGCTATTATTTCTAAACGACTTCCATAATTAAGTGCAATATTTAGTATCATACCAGAATTATTTTCTGTTGATTTTTCTGTTTTTCTAATTTCATTTATCAATTCAGAGGAAAGATTATCCGTAATACCAATATGTTTTACTTTAATATTTTTCCCAGCTTCATTGCGTAATTTTATAAAAAATTCTATAAAAAGCTTCATTAAAAAGTTTACTTCTTTATCAGAACGATTCCAATTTTCCGTTGAAAAAACATATAATGTAAGTACTTTAACTCCTAGTTCAGAACAGGCTTTGGTAATATCTTTAATTGGTTTTGTGCCTGCTTTATGGCCAAAGCTTCGAGGAAACCCCTTACTTTTAGCCCATCTACCATTTCCATCACAAATTATAGCAATGTGCTTTGGAATTTTAAGGCTATCATTACTTAATAAGCTTTCAATTGCACTACCCATTTTATATTCCATTCTCCTTACTTTATAATATTTATCTTATTAATGATTCGCTTTATCTTACTATTCTGATTTAATTCACACAGATTTTTCTTAATTATAGCATCTTATACCAATTATGTATTATTTAATTTTAAAAGAACCTCATTTGAAAACATGGTAAAATATAAAAATAAGATATTGACTCTAACATGGTGTGAGGCATTATTCTTAAATTGTAATTAGCAATGATATTTTTAGGGAGTTGATTTTATGTTTAAGATTGGAGATTTTTCTAAACTAACAATGATATCTGTACGTATGCTGCGATATTATGATGAGATGGGACTTTTTAAGCCTGCTGAAATAGATGCATTCACTGGATATAGATATTATTCAGCTAAGCAAATTACTAAGATTAATCTCATTGTTGCCCTTCGTGATATGGGTTTTAATGTGTCTGATATAGCAATTGCTATAAATGAGCAATCTGATGAGAAATTGAAAGACATTTTAAAACAAAAAGAAGCAGAAGTGAAAAATAATATTAAAGCTGAAGAAGAAAAACTAAGAAAAATCAATGCTAAAATTAAGAATTTGAAAAAGGAGAAAGTCAATATGAATTATAATGTTATACTAAAATCAGTACCGTCATATAAAGTTATCTCATTAAGAGATACCATACCAACATATGATGTAGAAGGAATCCTTTGGCAAAGGTTAGGTGAATATATTCAAGATAAAAAGATTTCTTGTAGTAATATTGCTTATGCCACCTATCACGATGAAGATTATAAAGAAGGTCCAGTTGACGTCGAAGTTTCAGTTGTTGTTGAAAAATTATTAAATGATGCTGATGGTTTTACTTTCAAAGAAACTGTACCAATAGACCAAGTTGTAAGCATCTTAGTTCCAGGTGAATTTTCAAATATTGCTCCTGCATATAATTATCTTGGACAATGGATTGAAGAAAATGGATATGGTATATGTGGTAGTGCCCGTCAATTACCTATAAAAGGACCTTGTAATGAAGCAAACCCTAATGATTACTTAACTGAAATACAAGTCCCAGTAAAAAAATTATAAATTAAACTTTTTCAGAGCCCTGTGATTGTCAAAACCTAATTTAAAATAATATTAATATTACTTTTTTATACAAATTATATATGTATATTTTACAAGCAATATAAAAACCAGTAAATAATTTGCTGGTTTTGTTTCGTAATATCTTAAACTACGACCTATTTATTAGTATATCATTATAGTAGATATAATTCTAACTTTTATAAATTATTGCAATATCTCCCTCAAAGGTCTCATATTATCTATTAAATTGTAATCAGAACTATCATCAAAGTTATACTGACCAATAAAATTAATATGTTCCCATCCAAGTGGAGAAACGTGTCTTAGAAGAGATTCGTCAACTCCTTCTTTTTCCTTAAGTTTCTCAACTGCTTTAGGTAAGTACATAGTATTCCAAAGAGTTATGGAGTTTATAATTATACTTAAAGCAGTAGCTCTCTGTAACTGTCCTTGAATATCTTTTTCATGAAGCATTCCATATTTTCCAAAGAATATGGCTCTAGCCAGTGCATTCATTGCTTCACCTTTATTCAATCCTATCTGAATTTTTCTTCTGAAATCTTCGTCTGATAAATAATCCAGGATAAAAATAGTTTTTTCTATTTTGCCTAGTTCAGTTAATGCTTTAGCTAAGCTGTTTTGTCGTGCATAGGAACCCAATTTGCCCATTATCAATGATCCAGAAACGTTACCTTCTTTTATTGAGTATACAAGTTTCAATATATCATCATAATTTTCTTTTATAATTTTAGTATTTATCTTACCTTTTATAACTGACTGAATATTTTTAAAGTCTTCTTTTCTTTCAATACAATATAATTTACAGTCTGATATATCCCTAAGTCTTGGAGCAAATCTGAACCCTAATAAATGAGTTAATCCAAATACATGATCCGTATACCCAGCCGTATCTGTATAATGCTCTTCAATTTCAAGTTCTGTTCTATGATTAAGAAGTATATCAATTATATGAATTGCATCTCTTGAATTTGTATTTATAATACCTACTCCAAATCTTGAATATTGATCACTTACAGCTGAATACATTGTTACTCCTCTTTCTAATCCGTAATGAGGATTATAACTTGCATTTAAAGCTTCAACTGTCGATTTAATTCTTACACCATCAGAAGATGAAGTACTGCCATCACCCCAATGTACAACATAAGGCTGTCTATGATGATAATTTGTGATATCTGCCATAGCCTTTTCCATATTATCATCACTCATTCTCCAATTAACTACGTTACTCATCTGTTTATAGCTTATTCCCTTTACTGCTTGTTCCATTTTCTTAAGTCCTATATTGGTCCCAAGAGCCATAAGTGAAGCTGTTATACATGCTCTTTCATTATCTTTTGGTTCCTTGTTAGTTGAAGCATGGATTAGCTTATTATCAAAAGCTGTAAATTTACAAATATCTATGATTATATCTGATAAATTTACTCTAGGTATTAAGCTGTAAAGCTTAGTAGATAATTTTTTTGCCTCATCAGGAACTGCTTTTTCTAATCTTTCTAATACAAATTTGTTATCTTCCATAGATACACCTTTCAATTTTTTTATATTATCAGACACATATTTTAATTTACTATTTAATAGCTCCAATCTAGCTTTTAAATATTCTTCAGCATTCAAAGATACTTTAAAATCAGTATTTTCAGCTTTATATTTTTCCCATTCATCATCTGTCATCAAATATTCTTCAAATGGTTTATGTTGCTTGCTTCCAACAATTGATATATCACCAGAACGAACTGCATTTTTAAGTTCAGTAAATGCTGCTAATTCATAATATTTCTTATCTATATTACCTTTCTGATCATATACGTATTTTTCCCACTGATTAGTTACAAAATCTAAGGGAGCACCTTTAGGTACCTTTCTTTTAGTTTTAGAATTAAGCTCTCTTATAGTTTCTAGTGCTTTTAATACAGGTTCACCTTTTTTTGAAGCTTTAAACTCAAGAACTTTCAGTAATCTAGGGGTATATTTTCTGAGTGTGCTATATTTTTCAGTTATTAAGTCCAGAAAATTATATTCTTTAGGTCTAGTAATTTCAGATACTTCATTTATTGAGCTTACAAATTCATCCCAGGGCATAATATCTTCAATTGTCTTAAAATCAACTGCTGTTTTACCTTCTTCTTTAGCTTTAATTATTATCTTACCAAGATCTACATAATTAATTAGACCTATATTTGCTTTTTTTCCATTTTTCTTCATAAGATTTTCCTGCTCTTTTTTACCGAAGGACTGAATATTTTTTATCTGAATGTCATGGATTTCAATAGCCTGATCTATAAGTTTTCTGCAAAAATTAACTAAATATATTGAAAGAATAGAATATCTTTTTTATCATCAAATCTCTTAAAATCATAGGCTTCATAATTTGATCCTAATTTATATAATTCATCAATTCTATTGTTATGTATACTGCTTAAATCAATATTTTCAAGCTTTAAATTGCGAATATATTCAATTCTATCCGCAACTGCATTGAAAGCTTTTGATGAGGACTTTCCTGATATTTCACGAAGCCAGGATAATTTAGTTTTTTCTCTGTACTTTGAACATTTATCAAAATATCAAGACTTTTCTTTTGTTCATTTGATACTGATGTAGATATTAAATCAAAAATTTCATTATCAACATACTTTCTAACTTCAATTATAATATTTTCAATAGTTACTATAGAAGGCAGCAAAACTTTACATTTTTTAAGTTCATTAATTGCTTCTATAATCAGATATTTTAGATTATTATTTTTTAAGGCTTTATCTATTAAATAATTAACTAAATATTCTCTATCTTTAGTTTTAAATCTCTTATACCCATATAGTTTTAATATTTCTTCTAAATGTTCATATCTTGTAGGTTGTCGCTTATTGTATGATTGAAATTCAAAAGTACTGATTTTTAATTGTTCTGAAATATATAATATTATTTCAGAAGGTATATTTTCAAAATCCATCAAAGTCCACCCTGTAGATCTAATTATACAGAGCTGAACTGCAAATCCTAATTTATTGCTAGTTTTTCTATGTTTATTTATAACTTGTATGTCTTCATCTGAAAGCATAAAAAATTTTTCTGTTTCAAATGAAGCTACATTATTGGGAAGTTTCATATATTCTTTTCGCTCTTTGCTAGTTAAAAATTCTCCACCACGTGCCATTTAATTCACCCCTTATAAATTAATGTTTAAATAAACATCATTTATTTCTTCTTGAGTTATTCCAATATATCGTTTTGTCACAGATTGTGATCCGTGATTAAGTATTTTCATAAGCGTTTCAATTGGTACACCCTGCTTCCAAGCCATAAAGCAAAAGGTTTTTCTCATACTATGGGTCCCTATATGAGTACTCAGCTTTACATTATCCTGTATGTCCTTAAATATCCTCCAAGCCATTTTTACACTTAAATGGCTATTGCCTCCTTGTCTTGATTTAAAGATATATTTATTATCAGATGGCTTATCTGCATATTCAAAATACTCCAAAAGAGCTTTTTTCATAGATTGATTTATAGGGAAAACTTTTTGTTTGCTTGTCTTTTTTTCAATTAGCCTAATTTCTTTTTTAGTTCTCCAATTTCATAAAAAACATCTTCCCATTTTAATTTTACAATATCGCTTACCCTTAGAGCTGAATTTATACCTACAACAAATATAGTATAATCTCTTAAATTTTTTCCGGATAGATAATTTTTTACTGCCTGAATTTCTCTTTTACTTTTTATTGGTTCTACTGTTTTGCTTCCTTTTTTCATTTTATCATTTGCCATTTTTATCCCTCACTTAGTTAGTATTATCAATACTATAATTGTACTTTAACTAACTTGTTTTGAGTAAAAAATAAGAGTTTTATCATTTAGTGATTAAACCCTAGATATATCCATGCTTTACACTGATGTTATATACTTTTTCGAGTTAGAACTATTTAGTATTAATTCTAAGTCAGAATGTTTTGATAAAATATATTTTTGGTAATAACTGTCTTAACGTATATTTTCCGCGTTTTGCGAGCACTACCCCATTATGAAAATAGTTTGCATCGGAGACAGCTTAACCTACGGATATGGAGTACATTCAGAAGAATGTTGGGTTGAATTGCTTCACAAAAGTTTAAATATAGAAATTATAAATAAAGGTGTAAATGGAGATACTACTACTGGTATATTATCAAGATCCTATAAGGATATATTAGAACTAAATCCTTCTCATGTCATATTAATGGCAGGGACTAACGATATATTATTAAATTATTCTATAGATAATATTATAGATAACATAAAGTTTCTATTGAAAGAAATCAAAAATAATAACATATCCCCAATTTTAGCATTACAACCCCCTGTTATTGCTGGACTTGCTAGAACTCATTGGGATGAATACATAAATTATACTAAGGCAGACGAACATTTGTTCCAGTATATTCAAGAAACAAAAACTTTTTCATTTGAAAACAATATTAACATTATAGATTTCTATAGTACTTTTATAAAAATCAATGATATAACAAATCTATACAGCGATGGAATTCACCCTAATAGCAAAGGTCATAAATTAATGTTCGAAACCATTATTAAATCAAATGTTATCAAATAGACATGTGTACCTTTTTTACTATTTTCAATTCCAGCTATACATTTATATATTAATATAATTTTTATATAGTTATTTGATTATTATACCTACAATTATATAAAACCTAAATACATTAAAATTAAAAGTATTAATGAAACTAATAGTCTATATCAAAATATATATCCTATTAGTTTTTACCATTTAAATATTCTGCAATCATTCTTGCTACATATTTTGAGGTTCCCTTTGATTCCTCAAGTGTATTAGAAACGGCACCCATTTCCAGTAAAAATGCATTATTACTCTTATCTTCATTAAATGCACCTATTCCATGACCATAATAGAATACTCCATCATTAATAAGTAACTGTGGAAAATCTCTTTTAGCTGTATTTAATAATGAATTTACAAGAGCCATATTATTGTTAAAATGAGGATTATTTCTTGCCATAACAAACCAAAATTTACCTAAATTTTGCCCCTTTATATTTGTAGTAACATTATTTTTATTTGTATCTGAATCTCTATGTATATCAATTATCATTTTAAAATCACCATATTTACTTAAGTATTTATTCAAAGTTTCTCTTGATCTCTCATAGCTACTGTTGTAAGCTAAAACATTATGAATAGTTGTATCATGTATTACTGAAATACCGTAATCATTTGAAAGAGTTTTAGCAAGTTCATCTCCAACTGCACATACATTTTTTGTAGGATCAAGATTATCTTTTCCATAAACCCCGTAGCTTTCAGTTGTATGCGAATGGTATATAAGTATTTCAGGCTTTGAATTATCAAGGTTTTTCTTTAACTTTGAATTGTAAACTTGATAAGTTTGATTAGGAAGATTTAAATTAGCATTATTACTTGAATCACTATTCCCCGTATTTTTAGTTATATCACCATCCTTTAACTGAAAATTGCTTACATTTATACTTTTATTATTATAGTTTATAGAATTATTATCTACTTTAAAATAGGATATTTCCCTTTTTAAAATTTCATCAGGTTTAGTTAAATTAACCCCTATATAGTTTAAAAGTCCACTTTTTAAAGAGAAGGTGCTTTCTGCCATATCGGACTCATCAAAACTTGTAACTTTTACTATTGGCATTACATAATTAACTAACTGTACATATAACATATTTCCTCTTCCACCAGTTAGTACATTCTGAATTTTTGCCTGATTAAAGAAACCAAAAAATGTATATAAGGAAAATATAATTATGCTAACCCCTAGAATTGATATAAGATAACTTGTCCTAGTTATTCCCTTATTAATCATTAACAATACCTCCTGCTCCTTATAGTATATGAGAGGTGATATGGATTTATAACTTATCAGAACGTAAGTTTGCATCATATTCAATAATGTGTTATAATTTTCTAAAATACTGTTATAGTTAGAGGTGTAGCAATGTCAAAAGATAATAATAGAGATATTCAGACTGAAATATATGAATTCATAAAGTCTGAAGTTATAAATAAAGGCTATCCTCCTTCTGTTAGAGAAATTTGTGCTCAGGTAGGTCTAAGTTCTACCTCTACCGTACATGGTCATCTTTCTAGAATGGAAAAAAAGGGCCTTATAAAAAGAGATCCTACAAAACCTAGAGCAATTGAACTGCTTAGAGACACAGTTGTAAAAAAAGAGCTTATAGATATTCCAGTAATAGGTAAGGTTACCGCCGGCAAACCAATTTTGGCAGTAGAAAATATTGAAGATTATTTTCCTCTTCCCCTAGAATATATCAAAAACAATAATGATTTATTCATACTGAGAATATCTGGTGAAAGCATGATAGAAGCTGGAATATATGATAAGGATTTTGCGATTATTGAAAAGGTAAGTTCCGCATCAAATGGAGATATAGTAGTAGCACTGATAAATGACGAAGCTACCATAAAAACATTCTACAAGGAAAAGGATCATATAAGACTTCAGCCTGAAAATCATACCATGGAACCGATAATTCTTCCCAGCTGTGATATTATAGGCAGGTTAGTAGGTATATATAGACGCTATTAAAAAGTAAGGTAGAAAACAAATTACGCTTTCTACCTTACTTTTTTAATTCACATAAACTTAAATTTCCACGGAATTTACATGGATCATCCAAATATGGTCGTTGCTATCCTCCGTTTCAAAAAAGCATAGAATCAAAATCTTTTATTAATGAGAAGTATTACAACTGTTAGTCATTATATAAATTTGAAAGAGCTATCATAATACCTATTTTAGCATGGTCAAAGGTCAAACCACCCTGTAAATACGCAATAAAAGGTTCTCTTATAGGTGCATCTGCTGAAAGTTCTATGGAAGCTCCTTGTATAAAGGCCCCAGCTGCCATTATAACCTGATCCTCATATCCTGGCATATCCCAAGGCTCACATTCTACAAAGGAATCAATAGGAGAACCCTTCTGTATTCCCTTGCAAAATTTAATAAGTTTATCCTTGTCATTAAATTTTATTGCCTGTATTATATCACTTCTATTGTCATCAAATTTAGGAAGTACTTCAAAACCTGCAAGCTCCATGAGTCTGGAACAAAATACAGCTCCTTTTAGTGCCTCTATTGCCACATGAGGCGCCAGAAATAGTCCTTGATATAAAGCTCTCATAACACCAAAGGTTGACCCACATTCTCCTCCAATACCAGGTATAGTAAGTCTATAGGAAGCCTGTGTTACATATTCCTCTTTTCCTACAACATATCCACCTGTGGGTGCTATCCCGCCACCTATATTTTTTATAAGAGAGCCGGCAGCTAAATCTGCCCCCACTTCTGTAGGTTCTTTTATATCGATAAATTCACCATAGCAATTATCAATAAAACATATTACATCTTTCCTGATAGCTTTTATAAAATCTATTACATTTTTTATTTCTTCAATAGTTAGAGCCTTTCTCCAGCCATAACCAGTGGATCTTTGTATATGAACTAATTTAATGTTTTCATTTTCCTTCAATGCCTTTTCTATGGCCTGAAAATCAAATTCTCCATTTATATTTAAATCAATTTTTTTATATTTTACTCCATACTCCATAAGTGAACCTATGTTCTTTTCCTTGCTTATACCTATTATATTATGTAATGTATCATAGGGAGTTCCACAAATAGAAAGCATGGTATCCCCCGTTCTCAAAT from Clostridium pasteurianum BC1 includes:
- a CDS encoding YdcF family protein, which translates into the protein MIILYILCAILICFMIEYAVLCNSLKKAAYNNGQKKDVIIVLGYPAKKDGSVSPILRERINKAAKLYHEGIAEVIICTGAAVANNYVEADVIAQTLIELGVPDCSIIREKLAKGTYENLVNSKKIMKDRGLRTAVIVSSPWHLRKASSYAFRLEINHTVEKSKFPLECLIIGVGIIYLYLYTQMFINLLRYHKGKQ
- a CDS encoding GtrA family protein — protein: MESIYSKIKIKYFTEDNIEKISYLFFGALSTLVTIVSYWIFASKLKMNYMIATTISWILAVAFAFIRNKIFVFKSNNTDISSFLKEISSFLFFRIVTLFQELGTMFLLIQIRFLGGKGAERLPTYSTNSN
- the uppS gene encoding polyprenyl diphosphate synthase codes for the protein MGSAIESLLSNDSLKIPKHIAIICDGNGRWAKSKGFPRSFGHKAGTKPIKDITKACSELGVKVLTLYVFSTENWNRSDKEVNFLMKLFIEFFIKLRNEAGKNIKVKHIGITDNLSSELINEIRKTEKSTENNSGMILNIALNYGSRLEIIAAAKKIIHDIDIGIFNIDKVNENLFNEYIFTSGLPDVDLIIRTSGEMRISNFLLWQSAKAELWVTNDFWPDFRYDHLKEAIKYYNKI
- a CDS encoding MerR family transcriptional regulator, coding for MFKIGDFSKLTMISVRMLRYYDEMGLFKPAEIDAFTGYRYYSAKQITKINLIVALRDMGFNVSDIAIAINEQSDEKLKDILKQKEAEVKNNIKAEEEKLRKINAKIKNLKKEKVNMNYNVILKSVPSYKVISLRDTIPTYDVEGILWQRLGEYIQDKKISCSNIAYATYHDEDYKEGPVDVEVSVVVEKLLNDADGFTFKETVPIDQVVSILVPGEFSNIAPAYNYLGQWIEENGYGICGSARQLPIKGPCNEANPNDYLTEIQVPVKKL
- a CDS encoding Tn3 family transposase; translated protein: MLSIYLVNFCRKLIDQAIEIHDIQIKNIQSFGKKEQENLMKKNGKKANIGLINYVDLGKIIIKAKEEGKTAVDFKTIEDIMPWDEFVSSINEVSEITRPKEYNFLDLITEKYSTLRKYTPRLLKVLEFKASKKGEPVLKALETIRELNSKTKRKVPKGAPLDFVTNQWEKYVYDQKGNIDKKYYELAAFTELKNAVRSGDISIVGSKQHKPFEEYLMTDDEWEKYKAENTDFKVSLNAEEYLKARLELLNSKLKYVSDNIKKLKGVSMEDNKFVLERLEKAVPDEAKKLSTKLYSLIPRVNLSDIIIDICKFTAFDNKLIHASTNKEPKDNERACITASLMALGTNIGLKKMEQAVKGISYKQMSNVVNWRMSDDNMEKAMADITNYHHRQPYVVHWGDGSTSSSDGVRIKSTVEALNASYNPHYGLERGVTMYSAVSDQYSRFGVGIINTNSRDAIHIIDILLNHRTELEIEEHYTDTAGYTDHVFGLTHLLGFRFAPRLRDISDCKLYCIERKEDFKNIQSVIKGKINTKIIKENYDDILKLVYSIKEGNVSGSLIMGKLGSYARQNSLAKALTELGKIEKTIFILDYLSDEDFRRKIQIGLNKGEAMNALARAIFFGKYGMLHEKDIQGQLQRATALSIIINSITLWNTMYLPKAVEKLKEKEGVDESLLRHVSPLGWEHINFIGQYNFDDSSDYNLIDNMRPLREILQ
- a CDS encoding DUF4158 domain-containing protein — encoded protein: MARGGEFLTSKERKEYMKLPNNVASFETEKFFMLSDEDIQVINKHRKTSNKLGFAVQLCIIRSTGWTLMDFENIPSEIILYISEQLKISTFEFQSYNKRQPTRYEHLEEILKLYGYKRFKTKDREYLVNYLIDKALKNNNLKYLIIEAINELKKCKVLLPSIVTIENIIIEVRKYVDNEIFDLISTSVSNEQKKSLDILINVQSTEKKLNYPGFVKYQESPHQKLSMQLRIELNIFAI
- a CDS encoding tyrosine-type recombinase/integrase, translated to MRLIEKKTSKQKVFPINQSMKKALLEYFEYADKPSDNKYIFKSRQGGNSHLSVKMAWRIFKDIQDNVKLSTHIGTHSMRKTFCFMAWKQGVPIETLMKILNHGSQSVTKRYIGITQEEINDVYLNINL
- a CDS encoding GDSL-type esterase/lipase family protein encodes the protein MKIVCIGDSLTYGYGVHSEECWVELLHKSLNIEIINKGVNGDTTTGILSRSYKDILELNPSHVILMAGTNDILLNYSIDNIIDNIKFLLKEIKNNNISPILALQPPVIAGLARTHWDEYINYTKADEHLFQYIQETKTFSFENNINIIDFYSTFIKINDITNLYSDGIHPNSKGHKLMFETIIKSNVIK
- a CDS encoding stage II sporulation protein P, encoding MINKGITRTSYLISILGVSIIIFSLYTFFGFFNQAKIQNVLTGGRGNMLYVQLVNYVMPIVKVTSFDESDMAESTFSLKSGLLNYIGVNLTKPDEILKREISYFKVDNNSINYNNKSINVSNFQLKDGDITKNTGNSDSSNNANLNLPNQTYQVYNSKLKKNLDNSKPEILIYHSHTTESYGVYGKDNLDPTKNVCAVGDELAKTLSNDYGISVIHDTTIHNVLAYNSSYERSRETLNKYLSKYGDFKMIIDIHRDSDTNKNNVTTNIKGQNLGKFWFVMARNNPHFNNNMALVNSLLNTAKRDFPQLLINDGVFYYGHGIGAFNEDKSNNAFLLEMGAVSNTLEESKGTSKYVARMIAEYLNGKN
- the lexA gene encoding transcriptional repressor LexA; the encoded protein is MSKDNNRDIQTEIYEFIKSEVINKGYPPSVREICAQVGLSSTSTVHGHLSRMEKKGLIKRDPTKPRAIELLRDTVVKKELIDIPVIGKVTAGKPILAVENIEDYFPLPLEYIKNNNDLFILRISGESMIEAGIYDKDFAIIEKVSSASNGDIVVALINDEATIKTFYKEKDHIRLQPENHTMEPIILPSCDIIGRLVGIYRRY
- a CDS encoding aminotransferase class I/II-fold pyridoxal phosphate-dependent enzyme — protein: MMEFTKNLLMNKYNIREEVIKLADKALEDIKSEFDRYDAIREYNQLKVLNAFQEERISDSHFTNSTGYGYGDIGRDSLDKVYARIFKTESALVRPHFVNGTHAIGAALFGNLRTGDTMLSICGTPYDTLHNIIGISKEKNIGSLMEYGVKYKKIDLNINGEFDFQAIEKALKENENIKLVHIQRSTGYGWRKALTIEEIKNVIDFIKAIRKDVICFIDNCYGEFIDIKEPTEVGADLAAGSLIKNIGGGIAPTGGYVVGKEEYVTQASYRLTIPGIGGECGSTFGVMRALYQGLFLAPHVAIEALKGAVFCSRLMELAGFEVLPKFDDNRSDIIQAIKFNDKDKLIKFCKGIQKGSPIDSFVECEPWDMPGYEDQVIMAAGAFIQGASIELSADAPIREPFIAYLQGGLTFDHAKIGIMIALSNLYND